The Homalodisca vitripennis isolate AUS2020 unplaced genomic scaffold, UT_GWSS_2.1 ScUCBcl_8131;HRSCAF=16112, whole genome shotgun sequence DNA window aaaaaaatagtaatgtaaGTATAGAATGGAAGTTTTAAAGAAGATTTGTTTTGTATAGAAATCGCTATAATTATAATGTTGTTACCACCTGTCACGAGTCTTTTCAGGTTATGTTCTTGCTAATCACAAATCTTACAACatcttattaaattactatttataactttttcaaaattattctatacttttttaaaatttttacctaaACATAGTATTTAAAGGCAAATACAACTCatgataaaaagataaaactGTTTGCTATTCGTATTGACAAAATCTATTTTTTGCACCACCATATgcttaatgataaataaaaatcttaaattttaaattgtttacatttcttacaaaattaaaaaataaacaattaatataattgtgtTCAACATAAgagagatttttaatatttacaaaacattgaaatgttttacaaaaagaaatgtaTGAAATACAAGCCATTATTAAAGATGTCTTATATTTGCAGTTACAACTACACTCGAACTTGGAAACGTTTTTCAAGTCGGTACCGAGAGAGATAGTACCCAAGGACTACGGTGGGGACGAACCAACTTTGAAGGAAATGAACGGTGAGTGCTTTAGTAATACTTCTCTgacagtttataataataataaaaataaaaatcgtaaTTCTTGTCTCTATTTTTCAAGGTGGTAGttacttacaatataataatgttatttctttCAACACTGTCGTTATTAAGTCTCCGTGTTTGATTTCAGACGTGAACTTGCGCAAGATAGAAGACTACAGGGAGTTCTTCCAGGAGGAACAGAAGATCCGCGTGGACGAAAGTAAACGAGTTGGCAAGAAAGGGAAGTCTTCTGCTTCGACCGTTAACGGACTCGATTCTGCCAAGGGATCGTTTAAGAAACTATCCATCGACTAGGCTAACTGACTTATGGTGCTAACAGagtgattaaattttatgttaagttACCAACAGTTTGTTTTTCCCTCTGGTGACCTTCTTCCactagtaatagtaaaacatttcttataGTACGTGAGGGACCTTTACAGTATTAATTGACTTTTTAGTGGCCAGTAAACATCTTGGAAGTCATTTAACATAGAGAATGCTTtcagagtttgatattttaaataaagatcgTATTTCAAAGCATTGATCTgtgaaacaaaatacattaacTGGATTTTCACAATATAGTGAAAAACGAATTACACAGATTCTGCAATAGTGGTAATGATTAGACACCATATAATAATAACACCAAGACCTTttcaattaattcaaataaatactgCAGGAAGAAATAGATACGATAAAAcaccaacattttaaaattattgttctaaattgTATAAGCTTATTTATTCcatcttttaaaactaaaatcactgAATATAAAAGAGAGAGCTAGAAGATCATAATTCTAGCGGAGAACCTtgcaagaaaagaaaagaaagccCATGTGCAACAGAGCTCAATTCAAGTCAATTGAGGTTAATTTCGGTGATAAAAGTCCGAACGTAACAAATAAGTACCTACCCAGCAAACTTCACTGTACTAGTTTACTTTTCTAGCTGTTGGTTTAGTCATTACAAATGTCAATTTAATATCAGAATCGGAAATAATTTATTCCACGTAGGGTTCATTTAATTACAATACTTGAATTGTAACTTTGGATAGGTGAAATTGCCATTCCTAAAATTTAGATTAACCTATActtgttattattgtaaaaacatgATCAGATAGTTACAATAATCATTGCATGTTTACTTCATTGATTAGTTTTACAATGATAGTAGACTGAGAGATGtaaacattattcatttatactgactaataaacattgttaacaaacaattctttgattttctttttaattggACAATTGGCACTGTTTCTTGAAGAATGTGGTGTGGCAGTTTATTTACAAGGTGTTTTCAAAACTC harbors:
- the LOC124374375 gene encoding uncharacterized protein LOC124374375: MYEIQAIIKDVLYLQLQLHSNLETFFKSVPREIVPKDYGGDEPTLKEMNDVNLRKIEDYREFFQEEQKIRVDESKRVGKKGKSSASTVNGLDSAKGSFKKLSID